The Nitrospirota bacterium genome contains the following window.
GAGGTTCCGGCGCGTGACCCTGCCGCTTCTGAAGCCGGCCATCCTGGTGGCCCTGCTTTTCAGGACCATGGACGCCTTCCGGGTCTTCGACCTGGTCTTCGTCATGACCCAGGGAGGACCGGCCGACGCCACCAACGTGCTTCAGTTCTACGGGTACAAGAAGATATTCGCCGAGGGGCTCATGGGCTACGGCTCCACCATATCGGTCCTGGTCTTCGTGGTGACCTTCGCCGTGGCCATGATGTACATAAGGGTGGTGGGCACGCGGCTTTTCGGGAGGGAGGCATGAGCGCGCGGCGGCTGGGTTTCTTCCTGCTGACCTTTCTCATCGTGGGGCTCTCCCTGCTGCCGTTCCTCTGGTTCGTGGACACCTCCCTGAAAAGCGCGGTGCAGGTGACCGCCATTCCCCCCACCGTCGTACCGGAGGGCTCCCTGGCCTTCTACCGCTCCGCCGTACGGAACTACAACCTCCTGCACTTCCTCCGCAACAGCGCCATCGTGGCGGGGCTCACCACGCTCATCACCATCGGGCTCGGCACCTTTGCCGGTTACGCCCTGGCCCGGCTGCGGTTCCGTTTCAAGGGGCTCTTCCTGGGTGCCCTCCTGGTGGTCTCCATGTTTCCCCAGATATCCATGGCGGGCCCGATATGGCGGATTCTCCGCTCCCTGGGATGGCTCAACAGCTACCAGGGGCTCATCATCCCCTACGTGACGCTGACCCTGCCCCTGGGGGTCTGGATACTGGCCAGCTTCTTCAAGGAGCTTCCCGCCGAGATAGAGGATGCCGCCCGGGTGGACGGGGCGGGCCACGTGCAGACTCTCTTCAGGATTGTGGTTCCCCTGGCCGCTCCCGGCGTTTTTACGGCGGCCATCCTGGTGTTCATCTACGCCTGGAACGAGTTCTTCTTCGCTCTGCTGGTGATGACCCAGCAGAAATACCAGACCCTGCCGGTGGGCATCGCCCTTTTTCAGGGGCAGTACACCCTGCCCTGGGGCGAGATAGCGGCGGCCTCCACGGTGGCCACGGTGCCCATCGTCCTGGTGGTCTTTTTCTTTCAGAGGCGCATCGTCAGCGGCCTGGCGGCCGGGGCGGTCAAGGGATGAGGGGATGAGCGGCCTCAGGGTGGAGAGCCTCTCCAAGTCCTTCGGGGATCTCGCGGTCATCGAGAGGATGAGCTTCGAGGTTGCCGACGGGGAGTTCGCCATCCTCCTGGGTCCGTCCGGGTGCGGGAAGTCCACCGTGCTGAAGCTCATCGCGGGCCTCGAGCACGAGGACGAGGGAGACATCTTTATCGGCGAGCGGAGGGTCAACGACCTCTCCCCCCGGGAGCGGGACGTGGCCATGGTCTTTCAGAACTACGCCCTCTACCCCCACATGAACGTACTTCAGAACATGGCCTTTCCCCTCACCATGAGAAAGACGCCCAGGGAGGTGAGGGAGCAGAAGGTGCGGGAGGCGGCCCGGCTCCTGGGCATCGAGGAGATGCTCCAAAAGAAGCCCCTGGAGCTCTCCGGGGGGCAGCGGCAGCGGGTGGCCATGGGGCGGGCCATCGTCAGGGACCCCCGGCTCTTTCTCTTTGACGAGCCCCTGAGCAACCTGGACGCCCAGCTGCGGGCGGCCATGCGCCTGGAGCTCATCAAGCTGCACGAGAAGCTCCGCACCACCACGGTCTACGTCACCCACGACCAGGTGGAGGCCATGACGCTGGGGCAGAAGATAATCCTCCTGGACAAAGGAAAAATTCAGCAGACGGGCTCCCCCATGGAGGTCTACGAGCGCCCGGCCAATGTCTTTGCCGCCACCTTCATAGGGAGCCCGGCCATCAACCTGCTTGAGGGAAAGCTCGAGGTAAAGGAGGGCAGGGCCCGCTTCAGGGGGGAGGCCTTCTCTGCCCCTCTGGCCCCCTTCGAGGCGATGGAGGAGTACGACGGGCGGGTGGTCACCCTGGGCGTCAGGCCCGAGGCGGTGGTGCCCCAAGAGGGCGGAGCCCTCAAGGGACGCATCGACGTCCTGGAGCGCCTGGGCGCCGAGACCGTCCTCTACGTCGCCCTGGGCGAAGGCCTCCGCCTTACCGTCCGCATGGAGAGCCGCTTCGAGGGGAAAGCGGGCCAGGAGATGGCCCTCGCCTTCGACCCCCGCCGGGCGCATCTCTTTTACGAGGGAAGAAGAATCAACTGAGGGGCTCCCCCCCATCCTCTGATATCCCGGGCGAGGGAATCGCGCCGTCAGTGCATTGGTCAAGAAAGGGATCCGATAGATTTAAAAAGGGGTCCGAGACCCCCTTAGGCGGAGCATTCGTAGACCGGAGCAGCGGGAATCGCGCCGTCAGTGCATGGGTGAAGAAGGGGTTCGATAGATTTAAAAAGGGGGCCTGGCCCCCCCGCAGGTGGGGCATTCGGGGTCCCGGTAGGCCTTGAACTTCCTGAACTCCACCCGTCCGCCGTCCCACACGAGGAGCTGGCCCTTCAGGGTTTGTCCCTGCCCGGAGAGGTGCTTGATGGCCTCCAGAGCCTGCAGCGTTCCGATGACCCCGGGGGTGGTCCCCACCACGGGGAAGGTCTCCTGGGGCGGGGCTTCCGGGAACATGCACCTGAGGCACGGGGTCTCCGGCGCGTGGATGAAGCTCAGCCTTCCCTCCATCCCCCAGATGCTCCCGAACACCAGGGGGATGCCCTTCCTGATGGCCGATTCGTTCAGAAGGTAGCGGGTGGGGAAGTTGTCCATGCAGTCCATGACGAGGTCGGCCTCCCCCACCAGCTCGTCGACGTTTTCGGCCACGATTTTCTCCGGCAGGGCCTGGACGGCCACGTCGGGATTCAGCTCCCTCAGGGTCTGCCCGGCCGAGAGAGCCTTGTTCGTGCTCAGGCGGCCGTGGTTGTGGAGTATCTGCCGGTTGAGGTTGGTCCAGTCGGGGGTGTCGAAGTCGCAGATGCGGATGGTTCCCACCCCGGCAGCGGCCAGGTACATGGAGACCGGGGAGCCCAGCCCGC
Protein-coding sequences here:
- a CDS encoding HesA/MoeB/ThiF family protein, which encodes MLSENERKRYDRQMMMEGWGREVQEKLKGSTVFVAGAGGLGSPVSMYLAAAGVGTIRICDFDTPDWTNLNRQILHNHGRLSTNKALSAGQTLRELNPDVAVQALPEKIVAENVDELVGEADLVMDCMDNFPTRYLLNESAIRKGIPLVFGSIWGMEGRLSFIHAPETPCLRCMFPEAPPQETFPVVGTTPGVIGTLQALEAIKHLSGQGQTLKGQLLVWDGGRVEFRKFKAYRDPECPTCGGARPPF
- a CDS encoding carbohydrate ABC transporter permease, with the protein product MSARRLGFFLLTFLIVGLSLLPFLWFVDTSLKSAVQVTAIPPTVVPEGSLAFYRSAVRNYNLLHFLRNSAIVAGLTTLITIGLGTFAGYALARLRFRFKGLFLGALLVVSMFPQISMAGPIWRILRSLGWLNSYQGLIIPYVTLTLPLGVWILASFFKELPAEIEDAARVDGAGHVQTLFRIVVPLAAPGVFTAAILVFIYAWNEFFFALLVMTQQKYQTLPVGIALFQGQYTLPWGEIAAASTVATVPIVLVVFFFQRRIVSGLAAGAVKG
- the ugpC gene encoding sn-glycerol-3-phosphate ABC transporter ATP-binding protein UgpC, encoding MSGLRVESLSKSFGDLAVIERMSFEVADGEFAILLGPSGCGKSTVLKLIAGLEHEDEGDIFIGERRVNDLSPRERDVAMVFQNYALYPHMNVLQNMAFPLTMRKTPREVREQKVREAARLLGIEEMLQKKPLELSGGQRQRVAMGRAIVRDPRLFLFDEPLSNLDAQLRAAMRLELIKLHEKLRTTTVYVTHDQVEAMTLGQKIILLDKGKIQQTGSPMEVYERPANVFAATFIGSPAINLLEGKLEVKEGRARFRGEAFSAPLAPFEAMEEYDGRVVTLGVRPEAVVPQEGGALKGRIDVLERLGAETVLYVALGEGLRLTVRMESRFEGKAGQEMALAFDPRRAHLFYEGRRIN